From a region of the Paenibacillus sp. FSL R10-2734 genome:
- the cydD gene encoding thiol reductant ABC exporter subunit CydD, translated as MDKNLLGYKGVKPVFLIVGFLTLVQSLSILLLAKWLAEVISALFAGEPLKEQWGTALLFLLAFLVRHACAMLMSRVSYRFAEATGSNMRREMMDKLFQLGPRMVGGRGTGDLVTLVLEGVTKFRTYLEAIIPRMVGMSITPILVLIYIFTMDTASGIILTITMPIIIVFMILIGMTARKQMDRQLKSYRTLSNHFVDSLRGLETLKFLGRSRSHSTSIATVSDRYRSATMRTLRVAFLSSFALDFFTMLSVASVAVSLGLRLVNDQMTLVTGLTILILAPEYFLPVRLVGSDFHATLDGKEAAEAMKSIIDQDEVKAEVVGPASKTSEQIFTWHENSELTLNDVSVKYEEAGLSSLEAVNLQFKGASKIGIIGESGAGKSTLVDILGGFLHPTSGNITINGTTVSALTDEAWRKQTSYIPQRPYIFSGTLADNIRFYYPEASMEAVAAAVKATGLSELADTLPNGLHEMIGGGGRSFSGGQEQRVALARALLSSRPIMLLDEPTAHLDIETEYELKETMVPLFEGKLVFLATHRLHWMLDMDVIVVMKQGQVAEIGTHQELLARKGAYYELIGSQLEGIH; from the coding sequence ATGGATAAAAATTTGCTTGGGTATAAAGGAGTTAAGCCGGTCTTTCTGATCGTAGGCTTCCTTACCCTGGTGCAAAGCTTGTCCATACTTCTGCTGGCCAAATGGTTGGCAGAAGTTATCTCTGCGTTATTTGCGGGGGAACCTCTGAAGGAACAATGGGGCACAGCGCTATTGTTCCTTCTTGCATTTCTAGTGCGCCATGCTTGTGCAATGCTGATGAGCCGTGTCTCTTACCGCTTTGCAGAAGCAACGGGCAGCAACATGCGGAGGGAAATGATGGATAAGCTCTTCCAGCTGGGACCCAGAATGGTGGGCGGGCGTGGAACCGGGGATCTTGTCACACTAGTGCTGGAAGGCGTAACAAAGTTCCGCACATATTTGGAAGCGATTATCCCTAGGATGGTAGGGATGTCGATTACACCGATTTTGGTGCTTATTTATATCTTTACGATGGATACCGCAAGCGGGATTATTCTTACGATAACTATGCCGATCATTATTGTCTTTATGATCTTGATCGGGATGACGGCTCGTAAGCAGATGGACCGTCAGCTGAAATCTTACCGTACGTTGTCTAATCATTTCGTAGACTCCCTCCGTGGGCTAGAAACGCTGAAATTTCTGGGCCGCAGTCGTAGTCATAGCACGAGTATTGCTACGGTCAGCGATCGGTATCGCTCGGCGACGATGCGTACACTGCGAGTGGCCTTTTTGTCTTCGTTCGCGCTGGACTTCTTTACGATGTTATCAGTTGCATCCGTAGCTGTAAGTCTCGGCCTGCGGCTGGTGAACGATCAGATGACACTGGTAACGGGCTTAACCATTCTGATCTTGGCTCCGGAATATTTCTTGCCTGTACGACTGGTGGGTTCAGATTTCCATGCTACTTTGGATGGGAAGGAAGCTGCTGAGGCGATGAAGAGCATTATAGACCAGGATGAAGTGAAAGCTGAAGTAGTAGGTCCTGCATCGAAAACATCGGAACAGATATTCACCTGGCATGAAAATAGCGAACTTACATTAAATGATGTCAGTGTGAAATACGAGGAAGCCGGTCTTTCTTCGCTGGAAGCGGTGAACCTGCAATTTAAAGGGGCTAGCAAAATTGGGATTATCGGAGAGAGTGGAGCCGGTAAATCTACACTAGTCGATATATTAGGGGGCTTCTTACACCCTACTTCGGGAAATATCACGATTAACGGTACAACAGTTAGTGCATTGACGGATGAGGCTTGGCGAAAACAGACCTCGTATATCCCGCAGCGCCCTTATATTTTTAGCGGTACGTTAGCTGATAATATACGCTTTTATTACCCTGAGGCTTCTATGGAAGCTGTGGCTGCAGCCGTGAAAGCTACTGGATTATCGGAGTTGGCGGATACTCTTCCTAACGGCCTTCATGAAATGATTGGCGGCGGTGGCCGTTCATTCAGTGGTGGACAGGAGCAGCGGGTCGCCTTAGCTCGGGCCTTGCTTAGCAGTCGGCCAATTATGCTATTAGACGAGCCAACGGCACATTTGGATATTGAAACGGAATATGAGCTGAAGGAGACGATGGTGCCTCTTTTTGAAGGAAAGCTGGTCTTTCTGGCCACACATCGCCTGCACTGGATGCTTGATATGGACGTTATTGTAGTAATGAAGCAAGGACAAGTGGCAGAAATCGGTACCCATCAGGAGTTACTTGCCCGCAAGGGTGCGTATTATGAGTTGATTGGGTCGCAATTGGAGGGAATCCATTGA
- the cydC gene encoding thiol reductant ABC exporter subunit CydC: MKREGWFAPYVSSYFWRFVLIIVLGALTIFTASSLMYTSGFLISKASTPVENILMIYVPIVGVRTFGTSRAVIHYVERLIGHDTILRILSKMRVRLYNILEPQALFLSSRFRTGDILGMLADDIEYLQNVYLRTVFPSVIALLIYGAAVIALGTFDIAFALLMALYILVLVVVLPFLSLLFTQKRQREVKVERNRLYQKLTDAVLGMGDWVISGRQSQFVETYEADEKKVAKTDAALRSWARLRTFIGQAVIGIGVLSMLYWAAGEFADGAIAGTLIAAFVLVVFPVADAFLPVSEAVEKIPQYRNSLERLSGVDGHEQNTVSEKASVVDVLPQTMKNVHIKLENVGYRYGSEVNWSVRNLSLDIPQGKKIAIIGRSGAGKSTLLKAIQGVVEPSVGSVTINGIEAAAYGDNIPSIIAVLNQSPHLFDTTVANNIRMGDPKASEQAIKEAGTLAKMDTLISSLPDGYDTLVREAGQRFSGGERQRIALARILLQNTPVVILDEPTVGLDPRTERDLLKTMFEAMEGKSLIWVTHHLVGAEQMDEVIFMENGSVEMRGTHAELMEREPRYRRLYELDRPVEFLG, translated from the coding sequence TTGAAACGTGAAGGATGGTTTGCTCCGTATGTATCGTCGTATTTTTGGCGTTTTGTGCTTATTATCGTGCTTGGGGCGTTGACGATTTTTACAGCCTCTTCATTAATGTACACTTCAGGGTTCCTGATCTCTAAAGCGTCAACACCCGTCGAAAATATCCTAATGATCTATGTGCCGATTGTCGGTGTGCGTACGTTCGGAACGAGTCGGGCTGTGATTCACTACGTGGAACGCCTTATTGGGCATGACACTATTCTACGAATTCTATCTAAGATGCGTGTGCGTTTGTATAATATTTTGGAGCCACAGGCTTTGTTCCTGTCGTCGCGTTTCCGTACTGGGGATATTCTCGGGATGCTTGCGGATGACATCGAATATTTGCAAAATGTATATCTGCGCACCGTTTTTCCAAGCGTTATTGCTTTGCTAATTTACGGGGCTGCCGTGATTGCGTTGGGGACTTTTGATATCGCTTTTGCGTTGTTGATGGCTCTGTATATTTTGGTGTTGGTAGTGGTGTTGCCATTCTTATCTCTGTTGTTCACACAGAAGCGCCAACGTGAAGTGAAGGTAGAGCGTAATCGTCTCTATCAAAAGCTGACCGACGCTGTACTTGGTATGGGTGACTGGGTCATTAGTGGACGGCAAAGCCAGTTCGTTGAGACTTATGAAGCAGATGAGAAAAAAGTAGCCAAAACGGATGCAGCACTGCGCAGTTGGGCGCGTTTGCGTACGTTCATTGGGCAAGCGGTAATTGGGATTGGCGTGCTTTCGATGCTATATTGGGCTGCTGGAGAGTTTGCGGATGGTGCGATTGCAGGTACATTGATTGCGGCGTTTGTATTGGTTGTTTTTCCTGTTGCAGATGCCTTTCTGCCCGTATCCGAAGCGGTGGAGAAAATCCCGCAGTACCGTAACTCGCTAGAGCGCTTATCTGGTGTAGATGGACATGAGCAGAACACAGTATCTGAAAAAGCATCTGTAGTGGATGTATTGCCTCAGACCATGAAAAATGTTCATATCAAGCTCGAAAATGTAGGTTATCGCTATGGATCAGAAGTTAACTGGTCGGTTCGCAATCTCAGCCTCGATATTCCACAAGGTAAAAAAATTGCGATCATCGGCCGAAGTGGTGCAGGTAAATCGACGTTATTAAAGGCTATTCAAGGTGTTGTTGAGCCTTCTGTAGGATCAGTTACGATTAATGGAATTGAAGCTGCTGCCTATGGCGACAATATTCCTTCTATTATAGCGGTGCTAAATCAGAGCCCACACTTATTCGATACTACGGTGGCGAACAATATTCGTATGGGTGATCCGAAGGCTTCCGAACAAGCCATTAAAGAAGCTGGCACATTAGCCAAAATGGATACGTTGATTTCCTCATTACCAGATGGATACGATACCTTAGTTCGTGAAGCGGGACAACGTTTCTCGGGTGGAGAGCGTCAGCGGATAGCGTTAGCTCGTATTTTGCTGCAAAATACACCTGTCGTCATTCTCGACGAACCAACTGTAGGGCTGGACCCACGAACGGAACGTGATCTTTTGAAGACGATGTTTGAAGCGATGGAGGGTAAGTCCTTGATCTGGGTAACGCATCATTTGGTCGGTGCGGAGCAGATGGATGAAGTGATTTTTATGGAAAATGGCTCGGTAGAAATGCGTGGAACCCATGCGGAGCTGATGGAAAGAGAACCGCGTTACCGCAGATTGTACGAGCTGGATCGTCCGGTGGAGTTTCTAGGGTAG
- a CDS encoding CxxH/CxxC protein → MYVVCKEHVELAIDLFVDEYEDAPDVVDLKETEFSDWDPPAKCTQCEKNAEFLVV, encoded by the coding sequence ATGTATGTAGTATGTAAAGAACATGTAGAATTAGCTATTGATTTGTTTGTGGACGAGTACGAAGATGCACCAGATGTCGTGGACTTAAAAGAAACGGAATTCTCTGACTGGGATCCGCCGGCAAAGTGCACCCAATGTGAGAAGAATGCGGAGTTTCTGGTGGTTTAA
- the rlmH gene encoding 23S rRNA (pseudouridine(1915)-N(3))-methyltransferase RlmH — MLIQIIGVGKLKEKYLMDGIAEYAKRLTPYLKFQVIEVADEKAPDSLSEAEVGIVKTREGERILAHIKSEAHVIALAIDGKLWSSEELAAELDKLGTYGTSHVVFVIGGSHGLSDDVMRRAQQRMSFGRMTLPHQLMRLVLTEQIYRAVKINRGEPYHK, encoded by the coding sequence ATGCTTATTCAGATTATTGGTGTAGGGAAGCTGAAGGAAAAGTATTTGATGGATGGCATCGCGGAGTATGCTAAACGGCTGACACCGTACCTGAAATTTCAGGTGATTGAGGTGGCAGATGAAAAAGCACCCGACTCTCTGAGCGAAGCAGAGGTCGGTATTGTTAAGACGCGCGAGGGCGAGCGTATCCTCGCGCACATTAAGAGCGAGGCGCATGTCATTGCGCTCGCGATTGACGGCAAGCTGTGGAGCTCGGAAGAGCTTGCCGCAGAACTGGACAAGCTCGGCACCTACGGGACGAGCCATGTCGTGTTCGTCATCGGAGGGAGCCATGGGCTCTCCGACGATGTTATGCGCCGCGCACAGCAGCGTATGAGCTTCGGGCGCATGACGCTGCCTCATCAGCTCATGCGCCTGGTGCTCACCGAGCAGATTTATCGCGCGGTGAAGATAAATCGGGGGGAACCGTACCATAAGTAG